A single Lactuca sativa cultivar Salinas chromosome 8, Lsat_Salinas_v11, whole genome shotgun sequence DNA region contains:
- the LOC111911204 gene encoding uncharacterized protein LOC111911204: MTDKRNRVSWKSKLVDKTFLEACIQELTSNDREGSGLKASSWVVVAEKLKTYHNFIVDKKQMKNRYDYLKEKYAVWLKLKNKTGNIYNPTNSFNMTNEEWEAEAKLNNYVDKLRNAPLPCPELYTQLFDRATSTGVHSWGPSSTLPHPNETFSTHDFEDTEKDEPAPHADTPSSTVPQPTSEESSGRTKNKGGK, from the exons ATGACAGATAAAAGAAATAGGGTTAGTTGGAAGTCGAAATTGGTGGACAAAACTTTTTTGGAAGCATGTATACAAGAATTAACAAGCAATGACCGGGAGGGTAGCGGACTAAAAGCAAGCTCATGGGTTGTGGTCGCGGAGAAATTGAAAACATATCATAATTTTATTGTCgacaaaaaacaaatgaaaaaccgATACGACTATTTAAAAGAAAAGTATGCAGTGTGGTTAAAACTTAAAAACAAAACAGGAAATATTTATAATCCCACGAATTCTTTTAACATGACTAATGAAGAATGGGAAGCGGAAGCGAag TTGAACAACTATGTAGATAAGCTGAGAAATGCACCCCTCCCTTGCCCTGAACTTTATACCCAACTATTTGACAGGGCGACCTCGACCGGTGTTCACAGTTGGGGGCCATCTTCGACATTACCTCATCCCAATGAAACCTTCAGTACACATGATTTTGAGGATACAGAGAAGGATGAGCCAGCACCTCATGCAGATACCCCAAGCTCAACAGTACCTCAACCTACTAGTGAGGAATCATCTGGGCGGACAAAAAACAAGGGGGGAAAATGA